The DNA segment CAGCTTCTTGCAGCTCAAGTATGAGAATACTACCGTCACCTGTTCCTACAAGAAAGCCCTCATTTTTTACCAGACCCATAAACCTACCCGGATGAGATTTTATTCCGGCTGAATATGGTTTTGCCTTCCATATCTTAATTTCGCGGCCGTTCCTTATGGTATACGATCCTGGCCAAGGATATGTTCCTCTTATTAAATTATAAATCTCATTAGTGTTTTTTAACCAATTTATTTTGCCATCTTCTTTTTTTAGCAGGGGAGCATATGTTGATTCTTCGTGATTCTGGGACTTTCGAATTAAATTACCTGATTTTATGCATGAAAGTGTTTTTAATAAAAGATTTCCGCCCAAATATGATAATTCTCTGGAAAGATCCTCTGATGTCCAATCATTTTTGATGGCTATTTGCTCCTGTAAAAAAATATCTCCAGTATCCAAGCCTTCATCCATCCACATAGTCGTTACACCTGTTATTGATTCGCCATTTATAATAGACCATTGTATTGGAGCTGCACCTCTGTATTTGGGCAGCAGTGAAGCATGAACATTGATGCAGCCTATCTTAGGTATCTTAAGCACCCTTTGGGGCAAAATTTGCCCGAAGGCAACAACAGTTATTATATCAGGTTCCAAAGCAATAAGTGTGTCAATAAAATGTTCTTCTTTGACTTTTTCAGGCTGATAGACCGGAATGTCATATTGAACTGCCAATTTTTTAATCGGCGGTGGAGTAATTACCCTTTTCCTACCCACCGGGCGGTCAGGCTGAGTAACTACTGCCACTACATTTATATTCTCTTTAATTAACATTTCTAATGGTACAACGGCAAACTCAGGGGTTCCCATAAATATAACTTTCATTTTCATTCCTCACTATCAGGTTCAATAAATTTTATGGCTTTATCTACAAAAAGCTTACCTTCCAGATGGTCTATCTCATGGCATAAAGCCCTTGCTAATAAATCTTCTCCCTCTATTTCAATATATTTTCCCCACTTGTCCTGCGCCTTCACTTTAACTCTACTCGGCCGAGGTACTTCGCCTAATATACCGGGTATACTCAAGCATCCTTCTGGTTCGATTACTTCTCCTTTGCTTTCAACTATTTCAGGATTTACCAGCACGATCGGTCCTTCACCCACATCAATAACTACTACTCTTTTTAGTATGCCAACCTGTGGTGCTGCAAGCCCTACGCCATTAGCATTCATCATGGTTTCCAGCATATCTAATATAAGGGTATGCAGGCGCTTATCAAATACCGTTACATTTCTGGATTTTTTTCTCAGCACCTCATCGCCATATTCTCTAATATTCCTTAAAGCCATCGTCATTCCTCCTATAATAAATCCAGTGGTTCCATATCCCATGACATATCGACTTTTCTATTATTATTTAAGATCTGCATATGGTTGCATATATTTACTAAGGTTTGAATTTGCTTACTTTTTAGTAAAATATTGTATCTATAATTGTCTTTAATCTTTGATCTGGGTGCCGGCACAGGACCATAGATTTCTATATCGTTATTATATTTCTGATATAATATTTGTCTTACTTCTTCAGCTTCTTTTTTTATTAAGTCTTCATAACGACTTTTAAATACGATATTTAACATATGACAAAACGGGGGATAAAGAGCTTCACGGCGAATCTTGAGTTCCTCTTGATAAAAACCGCTTATATCAAAATTACAGGCAGCCCTTATAGCAAACGATTCAGGTGTGTATGTTTGAACATATACCATGCCCGGAGTATCTCCTCTGCCGGATCTTCCTGCTACTTGAGTTATCAACTGAAAAGTTCGCTCACCAGACCTAAAATCCGGCATGTTAAGCGCAGTATCCGCGCTGATAATTCCGACCAGTGCCACATCTGGGAAATTAAGACCCTTGGCTACAGTTTGAGTTCCTATTAGTATTTGGGCTCCGCCTCTTTTAAAGTTCAATAACATCTTTTCCAAAGAACCTTTTCGAGAAGTAGAATCTGAATCAATTCTAATAGTTCTGCATTTTGGGAAAAACCTCTTTACTTCTTGTTCCACCTTTTCCGTTCCTGCCCCAAAGTATCGTATATTCCTACTTTTACACTTTGGACAAATGTCCGGAGCTTTTATGCTGTACCCACAATAATGGCATTTCCCGCTTTTATCTTCAAAGTGATATGTCAATGCAATATCACAGTATTTGCACTTTAATACAAACCCACAATCACGACAAATCACAAAAGTCGAATGCCCTCTGCGATTTAAAAAAAGTATTATCTGTTTGTGCTTTTCTAGGGTTTCTTTCATGCCGGATAATAATTTCCGACTAAAAATATGTCGATTGCCTGATTTTAGTTCTTCCCTCATATCTATTATTTCCAGTTTTGGCAAAGATCTTCCTGAAACTCTTTTCGTCAGCTTAGCCAGGGAATATTCTTGCTTAGCAGCTTTATAGAAAGACTCAACTGAAGGTGTGGCACTGCCTAAAACTAAGCTGGCATTTTGTTTTTTCGCCCTGAATTCGGCAACCGTCCTAGCATCATAATAGGGATGTTCCCCATTTTTATAAGAGGATTCATGTTCTTCATCTATAATAATCATGCCCAAATCTTTTATAGGTGCAAATATGGCCGATCTTGCACCTAAAACTACTAACGCTTCACCAGAATATATCCTCTGCCATTCATCAAATCTTTCTCCTTGTGAAAGTTTGCTATGCAAAACAGCAGTTTTCCCGGGAAAGCGGCTACGAAATATCGAAAGCATCTGCGGAGTTAAAGAAATTTCAGGAACAAGCATAATAACCTTTTTCCCAGCTTTTAATACATTTTCTATTGCTCTAATATAAACTTCGGTTTTACCACTACCGGTCACCCCGTAAATAAGGGTAGTTCTTTTTGAATCATTGAAATTTTTAATTATTGTTGTTAATGCATTTTGCTGTTCAATAGTTAAGTTAATATGCTCACAGATATTATTGGTCGTAATAACCATAGGCCGCCTTCTGACTACTCTATAATCTCTCTTAATTACTCCTTTTTCAGTTAAAGCTGTCAGGGCTGACCTTACTGATGCAATAGGCATTTTTAGATTTTCTGATATGTCATGAACTGTAGCTGTTTCTACATTTTTTAAATATTCTAGTACTCTCTTTTGATTAAAAGCTCTGCTTGATATAACCTTGTCAGTAGAACATACTGAATAAACCGATTCTGTTTTTGAACTGACTTTCGGGGGCAGCATAAGCTTCAAAAAATCGACAATTGGAGTTCCATAATATTCAGCTAATAACTTGGATAAATCTACTAATTCCATAGGAAGCGAGATGGCTTCTTTACTTATGACTGCTTTAAGTTCGTAATCCGTCGTTTTTTCTATAAAATCAAAAAGCTCTGTAACTACACCTGTTACTTTTATATTGTTGAAAGGAACACATACTAAATCACCTATATTGATTGAGGAGGCTATATCCTCGGGAACTAGGTAAGTATATTCCCTTTTGGCTTTTGGGTGTCTTACATCTACAGCCACCAAACAAGTTTTAATCAAAAAACCTCCCCTCCGAAAAACCCTTAAAGTTTTTGATATTGCTCCATATATAAAAATACTCTATCTAAAATCTCATCAGCTAAATCTTTTTTTAGCATCTTAGGCAGTTCTTCAATTCGACCATCTCTGTATAATATTTTTACTATATTTGTATCTTTGGCAAATCCGGCTCCCTCTTGTGTAAGGTCATTTAAGATAATAAAATCAAGATTTTTTCTTATTAATTTATCTTGAGCATTAGCTGCTGCATTAGTTGTTTCAGCGGCAAATCCGACCAATATCTGATGCTGTTTTTTGTTTCCCAATTCTTGTAAAATGTCAGGATTTTTCTTAAGTTCTATAATCATATTAAAGCCATGTTTTTTTATCTTCTCCGCTTCAAAATGTTTGGGTGAAAAATCCGCAACAGCCGCCGCTTTAATAACAACATCAACCTCCGGATAATGTTGCATTACTGCTTTAAACATTTCCTGGGCTGTTTCGACCTGTATGTATTTATAAAGTCCCAGTGGCGGATCAAGATTCGTTGGCCCTGAAATCAATATAACTTCTCCGCCGCGATGAATTGCTCTTTCGGCCAAAGCATAACCCATTTTCCCGGAAGAATGGTTCGTGATAAATCTTACTGGGTCAATAGGTTCTCTGGTTGGACCAGCGGTTATTAAAAACTTCTTATCTTTTAAATCACCATCTTTTCCCAAAATAATCTTAACTTGAGTTATGATATTTTGTGGTTTGGGAAACCTACCCTTCCCAGTATATCCGCATGCTAATTCACCTTCTTCCGGTTCCATGATAATAGCACCGGTTGCTCTTAAAAATTCAATATTTTTCTGTGTTACAGGATTTTCATACATATTTACGTTCATAGCAGGTACAATTATCTTTTTTGCATTAGTGGCAAGTGCCGTTGAAGTCAGCATATCATCGGCTATTCCTGCGGCCAACTTAGCAATAATATTTGCAGTTGCCGGCGCTACCAAGAAAATATCGGCTTTATCGGCCAATGCTACATGTTCAACTTCCCATGAAGAAGGTTCTGCAAACATGTCAGTAATAACCGGATTCTGTGACACAACTTGAAAAGTTAATGGTTTGACAAATTCGCATGCGGATTTTGTCATTACAACTTGGACATTAGCACCGGCTTTTTTAAATAATCTCACAAGTTCTACCGCTTTATAAATTGCTATACTGCCGGTAACTCCTATTACCACAAACTTATCTTTAAGCATGGTTCACCTCATTGTTTTGCCCCGGGTTTAACCCGTTCTATAAGGATTTTTCCTGCATCAAGTTCAAATAATGCTATTGAAACAGGTTTTTTCGTGTTTACCTCTACAAGTTCTTTTGCACCTTCTACCAGTTGGCGAGCTCTTTTAGCCGCTGCTACAGCAATAATATACTTACTGTCATATTTAGTTGTAAGAGAATCTATAGATGGATACATCATAATTGGCTTCCTCCCTTGATCTCCAAAAGTTTCTTTTTATTTCTTGACACCCTACATCTTTCGGCCAGGACTATAGATTGAAGCATTAAAGCTGCTGTATCCAAATCTTCGTTTATTATAACATAATCATAGTCAAAGGCTGCCTGAATTTCCTCTTTTGCGCACTTGAGCCTTAAATCAACAGAATCTTTAGTATCACTGCCTCTTTTTATGATGCGTTTTTCTAATTCTTCAATACTTGGAGGCGCTATAAATATGAAAATCCCTTCAGGATAGTTTTTTTTAACTTGAGCCGCACCCTGTATATCAATTTCGAGAATAACGTCCTTGCCTTCGCTAAGCTTTTTAATAACAACATCTTTTGGTGTGCCATAATAGTTAGTATATACCTTAGCCCATTCTAAAAACTGTCCTTTTTTTATTTTATCTTCAAAGTTTTCATGACTCATAAAAATATAATTAACACCGTCTAACTCACCAGGCCTGGGTAACCTTGTAGTAGCAGATGTAGAAAGAAATACATCTTCAAC comes from the Tepidanaerobacter acetatoxydans Re1 genome and includes:
- the priA gene encoding primosomal protein N' is translated as MIKTCLVAVDVRHPKAKREYTYLVPEDIASSINIGDLVCVPFNNIKVTGVVTELFDFIEKTTDYELKAVISKEAISLPMELVDLSKLLAEYYGTPIVDFLKLMLPPKVSSKTESVYSVCSTDKVISSRAFNQKRVLEYLKNVETATVHDISENLKMPIASVRSALTALTEKGVIKRDYRVVRRRPMVITTNNICEHINLTIEQQNALTTIIKNFNDSKRTTLIYGVTGSGKTEVYIRAIENVLKAGKKVIMLVPEISLTPQMLSIFRSRFPGKTAVLHSKLSQGERFDEWQRIYSGEALVVLGARSAIFAPIKDLGMIIIDEEHESSYKNGEHPYYDARTVAEFRAKKQNASLVLGSATPSVESFYKAAKQEYSLAKLTKRVSGRSLPKLEIIDMREELKSGNRHIFSRKLLSGMKETLEKHKQIILFLNRRGHSTFVICRDCGFVLKCKYCDIALTYHFEDKSGKCHYCGYSIKAPDICPKCKSRNIRYFGAGTEKVEQEVKRFFPKCRTIRIDSDSTSRKGSLEKMLLNFKRGGAQILIGTQTVAKGLNFPDVALVGIISADTALNMPDFRSGERTFQLITQVAGRSGRGDTPGMVYVQTYTPESFAIRAACNFDISGFYQEELKIRREALYPPFCHMLNIVFKSRYEDLIKKEAEEVRQILYQKYNNDIEIYGPVPAPRSKIKDNYRYNILLKSKQIQTLVNICNHMQILNNNRKVDMSWDMEPLDLL
- the def gene encoding peptide deformylase, which encodes MALRNIREYGDEVLRKKSRNVTVFDKRLHTLILDMLETMMNANGVGLAAPQVGILKRVVVIDVGEGPIVLVNPEIVESKGEVIEPEGCLSIPGILGEVPRPSRVKVKAQDKWGKYIEIEGEDLLARALCHEIDHLEGKLFVDKAIKFIEPDSEE
- the gmk gene encoding guanylate kinase: MREQGMLIVVSGPSGVGKGTLCNILVSKVEDVFLSTSATTRLPRPGELDGVNYIFMSHENFEDKIKKGQFLEWAKVYTNYYGTPKDVVIKKLSEGKDVILEIDIQGAAQVKKNYPEGIFIFIAPPSIEELEKRIIKRGSDTKDSVDLRLKCAKEEIQAAFDYDYVIINEDLDTAALMLQSIVLAERCRVSRNKKKLLEIKGGSQL
- the coaBC gene encoding bifunctional phosphopantothenoylcysteine decarboxylase/phosphopantothenate--cysteine ligase CoaBC, which gives rise to MLKDKFVVIGVTGSIAIYKAVELVRLFKKAGANVQVVMTKSACEFVKPLTFQVVSQNPVITDMFAEPSSWEVEHVALADKADIFLVAPATANIIAKLAAGIADDMLTSTALATNAKKIIVPAMNVNMYENPVTQKNIEFLRATGAIIMEPEEGELACGYTGKGRFPKPQNIITQVKIILGKDGDLKDKKFLITAGPTREPIDPVRFITNHSSGKMGYALAERAIHRGGEVILISGPTNLDPPLGLYKYIQVETAQEMFKAVMQHYPEVDVVIKAAAVADFSPKHFEAEKIKKHGFNMIIELKKNPDILQELGNKKQHQILVGFAAETTNAAANAQDKLIRKNLDFIILNDLTQEGAGFAKDTNIVKILYRDGRIEELPKMLKKDLADEILDRVFLYMEQYQKL
- the fmt gene encoding methionyl-tRNA formyltransferase is translated as MKVIFMGTPEFAVVPLEMLIKENINVVAVVTQPDRPVGRKRVITPPPIKKLAVQYDIPVYQPEKVKEEHFIDTLIALEPDIITVVAFGQILPQRVLKIPKIGCINVHASLLPKYRGAAPIQWSIINGESITGVTTMWMDEGLDTGDIFLQEQIAIKNDWTSEDLSRELSYLGGNLLLKTLSCIKSGNLIRKSQNHEESTYAPLLKKEDGKINWLKNTNEIYNLIRGTYPWPGSYTIRNGREIKIWKAKPYSAGIKSHPGRFMGLVKNEGFLVGTGDGSILILELQEAGKKRLKATEYLVGHDIKEGEFFADV
- the rpoZ gene encoding DNA-directed RNA polymerase subunit omega; translated protein: MMYPSIDSLTTKYDSKYIIAVAAAKRARQLVEGAKELVEVNTKKPVSIALFELDAGKILIERVKPGAKQ